aTAGAGGTATTTTGGGTAAATGGGGAATTATTGCACTAAATTGAAAAATGAATAGtgcatgacatatatatatttttaatttgggtatACTACATGCATGGAAAGTGAAATTTTCCTATTAAAATTTCCttgaataaaatgactaaaatataataattttaattatatttataaaatttaaaatttaataactgcatcttaattttaatttttgttaataTCTTTAAACTATGTTCATTATCAGAGTAAAACAACGATAAAAGTTTATCAATAATCGTAATAgcttatgtaatgccccgaattctccgatgtggtttaatggcgggattagtaggctgggagggccatacttgcttaattatgccattagttgataaatgcatgtatatgtgaattatattataatatgatgttaaatgcatgcatgtggtccacatttttaattacaggggtgtgatggtaatttggcccgttgagggtataattgtatacatgtcggtgatatgttgttgagaccacattataatgtgggtttgttcgagctattcggcatgagacgatattggattattgattagcggtctagtcataacaggtttaagatcggggctcgggatgagtctcggggtgattttaatgattagagcgttatcgggaactaaagggtaacgggatatgaattattggtgtttgagattatcgagaatagcgggaatttgagagcgttaattatgattaacgaaataggtggagaATACCAATTTTGCAATTGGGaacctttagaaacctttaattgacctaggggtataatggtcatttcacccctaggatagatataaccactTTTGAGCTCAGAAAGAGGAAGAAAAAGCACAGCAATTTGGAgagccttcccgtaccttctttctcttcagttttctttgagatttttgaagcaTTCTTGAGAAACAATTAATAGTATTttgataactctataaaatagagttattttaccactttttatgtgctaattgttgcttaattcttgagtttttaattgatttattaagtttttaagtaattttgaatttattagtcttattttgattttatatatttttgtatgtttttatagttattttgttgtaatatattgtagtttaattatttgaattattgttttgtttagtggtaaaaaaaatgttgtattattgaaattaaatgtaaaatataaattaagttataattaatattttcaaataattaaattgatttattttatagattgaaaatattgtattatgatttattttatatttattttgtagggaatttatgctcttgaaaagcaagaaaaatgagataaaagtggtatttttggaagaaaatatagaaaaattgGCATTTTCCCAAGCAATTCGGGCCCATCAGCACAAGGCCCAACTGCTCCTCCATTCAGCCACCAGCAGGCCAAGCTTCATTTAGCCTCCAACGTGGCCCACCTGCCTCCTGAAGCACTCCCACGTTGACCCCAAGCTCCAAAGCCTTCAACATCTCCAATTCATTCCAGTGTTGCTCCATCAGCCGCATGAAGCCAAGGCCAACTCCACCGAAGCCCAAGAGCAATCCAAAGCAGCCCAATTAGCCACCAGGTCCAACGCCTGACTTCTCTCCACCAAAGCCCAAGTCCTTTCTTCAGTCCACTTCGGCTCAAGCACCATCTGCCTAGTCCAAGTCAACCATGCCAAAGCCACAAAAAATAAGATCAAAAactcacatttttattcccaatatttttcaccaaaatatcaattcactcttccctatttttcttacctaaataaacattcctaatttatttttttaccctagcttttcactaatcttttacccaacaaaacatttcatctttccaatactcttacacttactctatttatcctaccacttcccaacacaattaaattaatcaatttatttattttaatttgattaatttaatctccacattttgcctataaatagagtcttgtaagaccatttggggagctcttcttcttcatcttttttttcaacatcttctacacatttttctctcttcttttcactagtttctctctaccattttcatcttttgaagagcatgtcaagtatgttattttgtaatttttatctagttatgagcttctaatctttttcaaaggttattaagatgatgatgaagcaaaatgtaactagatagtattttttattgtatgttgatttcccatttgtgtaacattgtttatggatttttctatcaaagatatgcatttttcatctattattgagtgttaaagcatattacacttagttcttcattatgcaaaaatatgatattctttgattaaatgtttttcattaaattgttcacatctaattcttagagcataagtatcatattttgcctaaacataatctctttgattttttgtagtttcattaggttgtaacacaactaatgcttagaaattatatcttatataagtgaagaaaaatcctacatttttgaaagagtaacttgtgcttgaatagaaaatatattttgaaaaaaatatatagtgatttatttcaactatatcaaaacttgggaatcaatatacttataaatactattgaacttgcattttgtggattctaaaatttTAATAACCTTAATTTAAATATATCATTTGAaaatcatttttctatttaatcttaaatctttttattacttgtcttttatttttctaaaacaaaatctcatcaaatatttggaactaggttataatattattgctttgtttgaaataatttcttttgatgttagtaaactcccatgggttcgacctcgtacttacatgaacattatattccgaaacgattcgtgcacttgcgagtttaaatatgaAAACActctcttttgggatcaacatatTTCATCTCAAAATAATTGGaaactaaaacaaaacaaaaaatgaaaagaaaaactaTGTAGTAATTAGTATGTACTAAGATTCATCCTAAATTCCATTGTGTCTCCATATAAGACTCCTAGTAATGATGTTTGCAATATGTTCCATTCTTCTCAAACGCCTTAATCAGCTTCAAAAAGAGCTTATTCAAATCCTCATCATCTGGATCAGTAAACTTTTTATAGTTCAAAAGAATATAATGAGCCCTTAAGAGAAAATACCCCACCACAAAAACTTCATATCCCTTCAGTGGAGACTCCAACATGTGAAGAATGGCTTCACTCGTTCTCACCACAACATCCTTCTTGCACCTCATCACCATGCTTCTCTCCAACTTAAATTCAGAAATCGAACTCGAAACAAAGTTTTGGATCGAAACAAGCACGTTGAGAATGGGAGATTCCTCGTTTGATTGAATCAACTCCCTCCAATTCTTGAAAAGATTACTACAAACCTCTCCTCCCCTTTGATGAAGTTTAGGATGTGATTCTCCATAAGAGTGGTAAAAAACCATAGGAGGCTTAGAAGGGTAATCTCCAGGGAAGAACAAGtcaaagaaaaacaagccatGGTGATAAGAATTAGTGGCTGCTTTCTCATTGATCACAACAACCCTCAAGAGATCACGCCTTGACTTGTAAACCCTAATGTAAAACATTGAGTTTGGAAGTTGGGATGCCAATATCTCCCACTCTCGACTCATTTTTTTCTTTAGTGACTTCTTTGGAGTGGGAGCAAAAGAAAATAGTTTAGCAAACCTGGTTGGGTAAATAAAATGATGATCTGAAGGTGGAGTTTCGAATATGTCAAAGTGTTTGAGCCTTTGAAAGTTTGTCTCGGCCTCAACTTCTATCTCTTCGATCTCACCataatgagtgttatgatgaggtTTTGTGACCCCAGCAAGGTTTAGTCTATTCATTTTTTGAGTTTGATTCAGTTGTGATGCTTTTGAGATCTGTTCCATGCGGAGTTTGACTATTTCGTAAAACTCTTGTGCTTCTCTTGCTTCTAAAGATTGCATGGCATCGTCGTAACCGAACAGCTTCATCAAAAGTTTATTGTTATTCCTATTTGGTGAGTATACCTCTTTACTAAGTGGGGTTGATTTGAGCACTGAAAAGTGAgaatatatacatgtatatatagtaTTTGGTTGAACTttaatatctattttcaaatttacATTTGGATTAGAATTACTGATAGAAAAATTGGAAGTACAATAAGATGATAGTTATTCAactatttaatatctaatattttattttaaattaaaaaaaatcgatttttttttttaaatttgttcCAACTTAGTTTGTTACTCTTtgttataataaaattaaaatttcttCTGGGCCCAAAATATTTGTTtgttattaaaaatatcaataaaaacGCTTAAAATACATATTATTATACCcttcataaaaattatttttttcttcctCCATATTCTCTCTATTTTACTAATTTTAAAACAAACTAACTAACcaactaatttttataaaaaacacacaattttaatttccaaccatatttttaaattatacaaaTTTTAACTAGTATTTCAAAAATTATTAGTTTCCGATTCTAAACCAACCAACCATATCCAATTTGAATTAGAACTAAAAAAATTGGATTTATctgttttttttcaaaaaaaaaaaaatatattttttacggTTTTTAATACATAGTTAGTATTGGATATATAAAcagtatttaaaaaaatagatgaaattacattttatatgctttttaagtttacaaaaatataattCATACCtaaccaataaataaaataaataagtcTTTTTCTGAGTTCTTTTCCCAGAACTTAGCTCTTCCCAAATCCCTTTTCCCTTTAGTCTTGTCCTTTGACATGGTTTCCATTAATGGGAAAGGCTGAGTTTTTCTGGTGGTTTTTTATTCGGAGTGGGCTGTTATGGCTTCAACGTCTGGGTCTGTTACGGATTTGGCAGAGCAATATGCTCAGATTACGTTGGAGGAGGAAACTTCTTCAAGGCTTGTGTACGAGGCGACTACGAAGGATGATGGAGTTGATACCCAGTGGTGTTTAGTTGGAAGATTTTTGACAGAAAAGGTTATCGATTTTGAAATTATGCAACATATGCTTGCATCTCTTTGGAGGCCTGGAAAAGGGATGTTCGTCAAAGAAATCAGCCCCAACCTATATTTGTTTCAATTCTATCACGAAGTAGACATTCAAGGGTCATAGATGGCAGCCCTTGGGCGATTAATAGGATGCAGTTGATCTTTGCTAGATTGAAGCAGGGGGAAAATCCTAAAGAACTGATCTTGAACAAGTTGGATCTTTGGGTGCAAATCCATGATCTTTAGCCTGGATTTATGTCTGAACGGGTGGCTAAGGATATTGGCAACACAATAGGTACATTTTTGGAGTCTGATGCATCTAACTTTATAGGAGTTTGGAGAGATTTTTTTTGCATCCGAGTCACCATTGATATAGAGCAGCCTCTCAAACGGAAATTGAAGATTACTAAATCAGGATCATCCGAATTTTGGGTTCATTTCAAGTATGAAAGGGTTCCAACCTTTTGTTTCATTTGTGGATTGATAGGGCACTCTGATAAATTCTGTGACAGGTTGTTTCATCATCCCATAGAGACTATAGAACGACCCTATGGTGCTTGGATGAGAGCTCCCCCCCGAAGGCACAATCTCTTCATTGGAGCTAAGTGGCTACGTTCTGGTCACTCTTTTTCACCTGATGAAGACATCAAGATTTCTAGGATGAAACAAAGCACTCAGCCAATTAGGAGACTAACTGGGCCTAGCGATGCAGTTGGGGTATCTTTTATGGAAGAGGATGAGGTTGAAAGCTGTGGTGGTATAGGGAGATGGGGAAGGACTCTATCTACGGGATTAAGGCAAGATTGTAATCGGGTTCTACTTCAAGGCAAATATATTCAGAAGTATAGTTCCCAAATTACTCAGTTATGTGTGACAGAGTCTAAACGGAGACGTCAGGAAGATCAGGGGTGCGACCAAGGGGCAAGCACTATGGCAGAATGTGTTAACATTGATGAAGGACGGGTGGTAATCCAATCAGGGGTGGGCCTTGATAAGGGGGCTCACCTTCAACCATGACTACCTTAAGTTGGAACTGCCGTGGACTTGGGAACCCACGAACTATTCGGTTCCTTAAGGAGATTGTTTCTCAAAAGCGTCCCCAGttcatttttctttgtgaaaCGCTGTAAAGTCAAAATTGAAGGTTTGGCTCGTTTGTTGGATTACAGAGGAGTTTTTTGGGTGGAGGCTCAAGGTCGTAGTGGTGGTTTAGCCATCTTATGGAAGTACAAGGATGAGTTGTCCATTCTAAGTTTCTCCCAACATCATATTGATTCCTTGGTTTGCTTACTAGGGTATTGTCCTTGCCGTTTAACTGGTTTTTATGGTGAGCCTAATCGTAACAAAATGCGAGTTACTTGGGACCTTATTCGGAAGCTTAAAGCGGAACGGAATGAGCCTTGGTGTATTATTGGAGATTTCAACAATGTTCTTCATAGTACTGATAAGCAGGGAGGTAATACTTATCCAGGGTGGTTGATTAGTGGTTTTCAACAAGTGGTTCAAGATTGTGGCTTATTCCAcctatacattttttttaagattgcataaacacactttatttttattttaaattattgagctcaaattgcatgttttgacaATGTCCCATTAAACATTTTCTCTAGAATGATATTTTCTTATAAATATAAAATGAGCTATGTTTTTACAAAGAATAGTTTTAGACGTTCTTACACAATGACAATTGTTTAATGTATTGAATTCATaggtattttttaaaagaaaattagaaaaatatatttaatttatagACACCATAACTTTATATCTAAAAAATTCTAACGTGTTATtgctttaacaattttttttaaaattatcttattttttatttttttttaaactacagacaatattttttaaaatatatttatgttattttttataatatatgatattgtttatttatttaaaatttatatgacagtaaaaaaacataataaaaataaatcaatacattttttaaataaaattaaataaatgtatatTACACGTTGTTTTTaccaaatatataaaaaatatgagaaataattatatatttgttaaATTATGAAATAAAAGATGCTAATAAAGTTTATTAATAAATGAAGTTATTCAAATATTAAAATCAACAACAGGGTTATTTGTGGCAAAATTACAAAATCTTTCATAATAATTGTActtaaatactaaattaatttttgatgACAATAATACAAAATATTTGGTAATAGTTACCcttaaatactaaattaatttttttttatgacaataATACTAAATTTTTACTAACAGATGCACATAAATagcaattatttttttttatattaataatactatAAATAAGATTTTATATACTACATTACAAAAATAATTTAGTACTTAAGTGTATTTATTAATAAAAGTTTAGTATTAAtgtcataaaaaaatttaatctggTATTTAAGTAGACATTTAATATTATATTGacgtaaaaaaaattaatttatacttAAATACAactattacaaaaaaataaaatatttttgtggCAAATATATCTTAATCTTAatcttaatatatatttttgggaAATATGTCTTAATATCATATACACATACATATAAAGAATGATAAGATAACCAGAGCACTAAAATTACAAGAATACCCCAGAATATAAATTCTTCTCGAGAAACTGAGAGAGAGCAAGAGTAAAATAATTTGGAGTTTGGATCGCGAAAATTGCGAAAGGATTACTGCACTTCCTAAATTTGTCGCAAAATCACACTCCCGCCAATTCCCCTCAAACACTTTCCATTTTCCCTCCACTTTCTTACTCCCTATTCCTCCAATTTCCAGGAAAGTTTCCACTCCCGTCTCCACTCAGGTTCATCAACTCATACTCTTCAATTTAGCTAGAATCCCCTGAATTTTATGAGCATTTTGAACCCTAATTTTACCGTTTTTGTCTGAAATCCCTTACTTCAGTGCTTTGTTTACCTTGCTGTGTAGGGTTTCGGCCAACCATGCCGTCCATAATCGCTCGGGGGAAAATTGTCCGTTTGGAGCTTGAAAATTTCAAATCCTACAAGGGATTTCAAACAATTGGTCCCTTCTACGACTTCACTGCCATAATTGGCCCCAATGGTGCGGGCAAATCGAATCTTATGGACGCTATTAGCTTCGTGCTTGGCGTTCGAACGGGTCAACTTCGCGGGACACAGTTGAAGGACCTGATCTACGCTTTTGACGATAAGGAAAAGGAGCAGAGGGGGCGAAGGGCTTTTGTTCGCTTGGTTTACCAGCTCGGTAATGGCTCGGAGCTTCAGTTTACTCGGACCATTACCAGTTCGGGTGGGAGTGAGTACAGGATTGATGGAACCTCCGTGACGTGGGACGAGTACAATTTGAGGTTGAAGTCGTTGGATATTCTCGTCAAGGCTAGGAATTTTCTGGTTTTTCAGGTTTGTTTCTTATTCTCCGATATAATGTTCAGTCCCTCAAGTTTACATCTTGATTTTAGTTTCAGGTTATTTGATTGTCCTAATATATTACTTACCCATTCCAACTTCCCTTCTAATCTTATAGGCTCTAGAAATTGTGAATTGTTCATCCCTTCAAATCCAATTTTTGACTTTTATTTATAAAGAACATAAATAGGGATTTTGACAATGGCTTTGAGACCAGATAAGACATCCTTTTTAGGGGCATTTGCTTCGTGCCTCATGCTACCTGAAGTCAACTGGTTCACTTTtccctttttttcatttttctgttTAAGAACAACTTGTTTAAGACTGGCAAGGGTCAATTGGAATAAGGTGGGAAAAAGTTGTCTTCGGCATGGCCATATTCATTTTGTTGGATATAATCTATCAggttagatttttaattttttgtatgaaTGTCCTATGCTGCTAGGTGCTTTTAGGGACACCAGTGTTGTTTCCAACTTTGAACTTCGGTCCTTTATGTAATACTTACTAGAATTCGTACACAGATATAGTTGATGAGCACAGGAAATAGGGGATGGAGAAGAGATGGCTAGTTAGATTGGTGTTGGGTGGTTTGTTTGAAATTAAACTGTAAAAGAGTGGAGGTGTATAAATATGGGTTATGCTCTGTTTCTTAGTTCACATGCTGCTTGCTAAATACTATTATAAATTTGCTGCCTGCTTGTGGATTCAGTATTCATATTCTGGactttatatttttttctaagCTAATGAATTTATTGTGCAGGGTGATGTGGAGTCCATTGCATCTAAAAATCCCAAGGAACTTACTGGACTTCTTGAGCAGATCTCAGGTTCTGATGAGCTGAAGAGAAATTATGAGAAATATGAAGAAGAGAAAGGTATAGCTGAAGAAAAATCGGCACTTGTTTATCAGAAAAAAAGAACAATAGTGTCGGAGAGGAAGCAAAAGAAAGAACAAAAGGAAGAAGCAGAGAAACATCTACGTTTACAAGACGAACTGGTGCGAATCAGAAGGTTCTTTGGTTGTTTATGGTTAGATGCATTTTTAGATGCTGATGCAT
The genomic region above belongs to Humulus lupulus chromosome 1, drHumLupu1.1, whole genome shotgun sequence and contains:
- the LOC133831413 gene encoding putative ubiquitin-conjugating enzyme E2 38, with product MKLFGYDDAMQSLEAREAQEFYEIVKLRMEQISKASQLNQTQKMNRLNLAGVTKPHHNTHYGEIEEIEVEAETNFQRLKHFDIFETPPSDHHFIYPTRFAKLFSFAPTPKKSLKKKMSREWEILASQLPNSMFYIRVYKSRRDLLRVVVINEKAATNSYHHGLFFFDLFFPGDYPSKPPMVFYHSYGESHPKLHQRGGEVCSNLFKNWRELIQSNEESPILNVLVSIQNFVSSSISEFKLERSMVMRCKKDVVVRTSEAILHMLESPLKGYEVFVVGYFLLRAHYILLNYKKFTDPDDEDLNKLFLKLIKAFEKNGTYCKHHY